The sequence below is a genomic window from bacterium.
TGGCTATCGGAATTTCACGTGAGAAAGGTATTATGGATATTCCGATTAGTGAAGCACCCGAGATTCCATTTACGCTATCAGCTATTCCAACGAAATTTCCGCAACCTAAAAATCTAACGCTATGGATAAATGGATCGTCTAATAATTAGCGTAATAAAAACTCCCTTTAAAATAAATAACAAGGTTTATAGCGGTTTTTGTCCTTGCGAAGATAGCGCTGTTTGCATAATTTGTAATAAGTATATGATTAACGAAAAATAGGGAGAGAGTATGAGTGGTCATTCCAAATGGGCTTCCATTAAACACAAGAAAGCCGCCCTTGATGCAAAGAGAGGCAAGGTTTTCACAAAGATCATTAAAGAAATCACTGTAGCTGCACGCTTTGGTGGTGGAGATCCTTCTGGCAATGCGCGACTTAGGACTGCAATTGATGCGGGAAAAGCTGCAAACATGCCAAAGTCAAATATCGAAAATGCAATTAAAAAAGGCACGGGGGAGCTTCCCGGCGTTGTTTACGAAGAGATAACTTATGAAGGTTACGGCCCTGGAGGAGCTGCGATACTTATCGATGCTATGACGGACAATAAGCGTAGGACTGTTGCCGAAATTCGCCATATGCTCGATAAATACGGTGGTAATCTGGGAGAAACCGGTTGTGTTGGGTGGATGTTCGATAGGCGTGGTCTTATTGTTATTCAAAAAGAAGGCGTTCCCGAGGAAGAGGTTTTCGATAAAGCGCTTGAGGCTGGTGCTGAGGATGTCCAGGATGGTGAAGAAAACTGGGAGATATATACCTCACCGAGCGATCTTGAAACTGTGAGAGTTAAAATCGAATCTGCAGGATTAAATATCGAAAACTTCCAATTGACTCAACTGCCACAAAATACTATTAAATTAGAAGGCAGGGACGCTGAGAAAATGCTCAAACTTATGGATTATCTCGAAGACCACGACGATATTCAAAATGTATATGCCAATTTCGATATCGACGATGATGTCATCGAGGCATATAATTCTGCAGGGTGACAATGCCCAAGCCAAGACTGATCGTAATAGACATCGATGGAACGCTTATCGATTCACAATCGTATCTTAGGCCAGATGTTGAGAAAGCAATATTGAGAGCTATCGACGAAGGTGTTTTTGTCACTCTCGCCACAGGAAGAATGATCTCAGCCGCGAGGGAATATATTGATCGTTTAAAGCTCAGACTACCTGTTATTGCACTCAACGGTGCTATAATTGCAAATTCTTATGGTGGTAAACCATTATATCACGAACCAATATCTATCGAAAGTTCGGTTAAAATCGTCGAAGCTATATGGGATACTGATTCAACACTAATTTTCGTTTGTTGCGATAAAGCTTATGCTCGTAATGTCTCCGAGTTAACCGGCCCCGCACTTTCGACGTGGATTGTTAACATCTCGAATTTTGAGGATATTGATTTGTTGGGAAAAAAAAAGCCTTCAACAATTCTGGTGGCAGGACACCGAGATAGTATCGAAGGGATACAATCTAACACAAGGGCTTTAAACTTGGAAGATATCGAGGATCATCTCTTCCCATCGATAAGGTATTTTCCTATGCACTATGTTGAGTATCGCGCGCGAGGCACTAATAAAGGTAAAGCGCTAAAGATGTTGCGAGAGCATCTTGGTGTTTCCCGCGATGAGGTTCTCTCGATTGGAGATCATATCAACGATATTTCTATGGCGGAGGAATCTGGGATTTTCGCAGCACCGGCTTCGGCGCATCAGGTTACGCGGGATGCCGCCGATTATGTCAGTCCTCTTTCCAACGATGAGGGTGCTGTGGCACAGATTTTGGATGAATTCTATTTCAGGATTGATCAGAAATGATTTGCATTCTTGGTATAGACCCAGGAACAATCAACACCGGGTGGGGAATTCTTCAGGTTAATGGCGACAAAATTGCACATGTGGAATCAGGTGTTTTTCATCCTAAAAGCCCCGATAGAATCGAAAAACTAGTCCGAATATACGATTTCGTTATTGATTTAGTGAATAAATACAAACCATCGACTGTTGCCATCGAAGATACATTTTACGGCAAGAATGTTCAGAGTATGATAAAATTAGGTGAGGCAAGAACTTCCGCCTTACTCGCAGCAGCGCTTTCTGATGTCGATGTTGCGACTTTTGCTCCGCGAGAAATTAAGATGGCCCTTGTAGGTAACGGCAACGCGACCAAAGAGCAAGTTGCTTTTATGGTTCAGAGGTTATTAAACTCACCTGCGGGGTGTCCAACCGATCAAAGTGATGCTATCGCGGTAGCATATTGCTGGGCACAACGCGCTTTAAGGATTCGTTAAATGATAGATTTTATTAGGGGTTTTATTGCTAGAAAAGGGGATAATTTTGTTGTTATCGATGTAACGGGGATTGGATATTACCTCTCCATCTCAAAGATGACATCCGATGAAATCGGTCAATCCGGCGAAGAGGCTACATTAATCACACGACTTCTTCACCGTGAAGATACAATGGAGCTATTCGGTTTCGCCAATGAAGAAGAGCGCTTTCTTTACGATGCTCTCAATTCTATTAGCGGTATTGGCCCAAGAATGGCTTTAAATATTCTTTCGGGTTTGGGTGCAGAGGAATTTGTATTTGCGGTGGAGAATAAAGATTTGAAACTTCTCTCAACAATAAAAGGGCTTGGCAAAAAAACCGCCCAAAAGCTTTGCTTTGAGCTGGATGGAGCCTTCGATAAGATGGCTTTTCATAGTAGTAAGAAAGCAGGCGGTGCAGTTCGCGATGCAGTTTCTGCACTTGTTGCACTTGGTTATAACCCTCTGGATGCAAATCGCGGAGTTCGTGAAGCTGTGTCATTGGTTGGTGAAAAAAATATAGATGCAGTTATCAGAACTGCTCTTGAAATTATACGAAAGCAAT
It includes:
- a CDS encoding YebC/PmpR family DNA-binding transcriptional regulator yields the protein MSGHSKWASIKHKKAALDAKRGKVFTKIIKEITVAARFGGGDPSGNARLRTAIDAGKAANMPKSNIENAIKKGTGELPGVVYEEITYEGYGPGGAAILIDAMTDNKRRTVAEIRHMLDKYGGNLGETGCVGWMFDRRGLIVIQKEGVPEEEVFDKALEAGAEDVQDGEENWEIYTSPSDLETVRVKIESAGLNIENFQLTQLPQNTIKLEGRDAEKMLKLMDYLEDHDDIQNVYANFDIDDDVIEAYNSAG
- the ruvC gene encoding crossover junction endodeoxyribonuclease RuvC; protein product: MICILGIDPGTINTGWGILQVNGDKIAHVESGVFHPKSPDRIEKLVRIYDFVIDLVNKYKPSTVAIEDTFYGKNVQSMIKLGEARTSALLAAALSDVDVATFAPREIKMALVGNGNATKEQVAFMVQRLLNSPAGCPTDQSDAIAVAYCWAQRALRIR
- the ruvA gene encoding Holliday junction branch migration protein RuvA, with the translated sequence MIDFIRGFIARKGDNFVVIDVTGIGYYLSISKMTSDEIGQSGEEATLITRLLHREDTMELFGFANEEERFLYDALNSISGIGPRMALNILSGLGAEEFVFAVENKDLKLLSTIKGLGKKTAQKLCFELDGAFDKMAFHSSKKAGGAVRDAVSALVALGYNPLDANRGVREAVSLVGEKNIDAVIRTALEIIRKQ
- a CDS encoding Cof-type HAD-IIB family hydrolase — protein: MPKPRLIVIDIDGTLIDSQSYLRPDVEKAILRAIDEGVFVTLATGRMISAAREYIDRLKLRLPVIALNGAIIANSYGGKPLYHEPISIESSVKIVEAIWDTDSTLIFVCCDKAYARNVSELTGPALSTWIVNISNFEDIDLLGKKKPSTILVAGHRDSIEGIQSNTRALNLEDIEDHLFPSIRYFPMHYVEYRARGTNKGKALKMLREHLGVSRDEVLSIGDHINDISMAEESGIFAAPASAHQVTRDAADYVSPLSNDEGAVAQILDEFYFRIDQK